CCAAATATCACTGTGTTGCTATTTGGAACTATGTAATCAACACCCGGTTGTAAAGCAAAACTGATTTTATTACCAACCGGCGATGGATCGTCCCCACTAGCAAGCACCACTCCAGCCCCCAAGTAAGCATCTGTTTGCCAGTTGAGAGGAACATCATAAGAAACTGTTGGGACTAGGGCTGCACTCTTACCAATGAAAGCTTGAGCGCGAAGAGAAATTGGTAATTCTAGAAGTTTATAACGACCAGCAATCACCGCGCCGACTTGAACGCCATCTCCAAAACCAATGGCTGGACCGATACCAACATAGCTCCCATATGCGACTTGGGCTTGTGCTGGTTGGGTAAATTGGGCAAAACTTAAAACTGAACTAGCGAAAACAAGAGATGCTAAATACTTTACGTGCCTCATTCCCCAACTCCTTACACAATTTTAGATTTTGGATTTTGGATTTTGGATTTTGGAGTAATCGATTTTGGATTTTGGAGTAATCGATTTTGGATTTTGGAGTAATCGATTTTGGATTTTAGATTGATTTTAAGATTATTCCATTTTTGCAATAAGATCTAGAGAGTAGGTCGTAAAAATTATTACTTTTTCCCTACTACCCAATCCAAAATCCAAAATCCAAAATCCAAAATCCCTATTACGGACACCGAGGATGAAGCCCTCCTTGAGTACAAATGTACGCTATCTGCTTGGGATCTAAATTCTTAACATGAGTAAAATCCACTCCATCTACTGCAGCAGATTTTGTACCGAGAGATGGGGTTTGTACGAATTGATCGGTAGGATCTTGTTTGTTAGGAGACAGAATCGCTCCTTGAAAATCAGCGCCATTGAGATTTGCTCCCCTTAAATCTGCAAGACTCAAGTCAGCATTTCGCAGGTTGGTATTCTCTAAATTAGCAGAGTTTAATACAGCACCCGTCAAGCGAGTTGCACTTAGGTTCGCATCGCTCAAATTAGCACGATCCAAGTACGCACCTGAAAGATCTGAACCTTGCCAATCAGTTTTTACAAGATTAGCAAAAGACAATTGTGCCCCAACAGCAATGACACGACCTAAACGAGCTGCGTACATATCCGCTTCATTAAGTTTCGCATCACCCAAATCGGCTCCCGTGAGACTAGCATTTTGCAGGACTGCATTCCGCAAATCTGCTCCTAGGAGTTGAGCGCTACTGAGGTTAGCACCAGATAAGCGAGCGTTGGATAAGTTGGCTTTGTTGAGGATAGCGCGACTTAAATCCGCACGAATCATGGAAACACGACTGAGGTTTGCTTCAGCAAGATTAGCTTGTGTCATTCGTGCTTGGTTGAGATCGGAAACCCAATCATCATAGGTATCCCAGCGTCCATCCTCACCCAGTCCCCGGAAACGACTGCCTTTAAAAGTCCCTGAGGAGAGATTTGCACCTCGAAACTTAATTCCCCACAAGTCGGCTTTGTCTAATATCAATCTGAAAGAGCTATCCCCAGATCCGCTTGGATTAAGTTGGGCGTTACTTAAATCTACATCTTCCAGCTTACCGTGATATGCAGACAGAACCTTGTTAATTGCTCGTTGATTTGCATAAAGTTGTTTTTGCCGCACTTCTGGAGATTGTGAGCGATCGCTGCCATCTAGTTCGCTGACAAGGAACTGATTCATCCGCTTTAAATTGGGAAGGGCTTGGGGTCCGATACCAACCAGTGCTTGCTGAATTGTATCAATTACAATGGGGTCAGTTTCGCTAACCAGCAGATCGACAAGATACTGAGCCGCTTGTGTGTCATTGAGGGTAGCCATAGCTGAAATTGCACTGCGGCGTTCCTCAACAGTAGCAGTAGAGTCTGGGTTTAGCTGTTTTACCAGTGCAAGAAACTGCTCGCTATTGCTCTGTTCTGTGCCGCGCTGGTTTTGTAAGCTATGAATGTAAATTTGTGTTCCGACTAAAGTCACAAATAATGCACCCACGCTAGCGATCGCAACTCCTAGCAGTGTTTGGTTTGGATTTTGTTGCTGTATCCATTGCCACAAATTTGGTATTTGCCTTGATTCTTCAGGGGTAATCACAACTGAGGCAATAGCAGCTTCCTCATCGCCTTCCGTCCATGGAGATTGACTGCGTTTGGTATCTTTTACGGTAGAAGGTGTAAAAGGTTTGTGAGCATCTACAGTGAAAGTACCAGCGAGGCGATCGTGCAGTGCGCGACGATCTTGCTGCCAGGGGAAGCCTGTTCCTTCTAGCAGCAGCACCACACCAGCCAAGCTCACAAAAGCACTTAAATTAGGAAATAAAAAGCTGTAACGCCACAAAAGATATGCAACGGACATTGGTACAGCCCAACGACCAATTCCTTCCCGTACCAAAATAGGTCCCAACCCGGCTGGCTTGCCGTTCATGGTAACAACTTTAATCCCCAACCATTGTTTGGGGAGTGTGCTTCCTGTTTTAGCAAGTAAGTACAATTGCCAGCCTGACAGTGTTAGAGGAACTAACAAAGATAGCGTCCACAAAAAATTTGTAGGCCATGCTACGTTACGAGCACCGTAGCTCACAGGTAAAGCCAGTGGGCGAGCGATCGCACGTTCTGTTTGTACCAGTACGGGATTAAGCGGTACGCGGTTGACATCACCTTTAGAATTTAAATATGTACCGACACTAAAGGGAATCAAGCCACTCGTAACAACTAGAGTCACTTCTGCTGCCCATGCAGCAATTCGCCTTGTTGTCAAGGGTATAGATTGAGTTTTTCCCCGTTCATTTACGTTACTATTTCTCCTCACACTTGGGGTAGCCATTAGATAATTTCCTTTAACTTTTATTTCTATGTCACTCTCAGCTCGTTTAAAAACTACTGTTTAGGTTGAGAGTTACTGGATATGAAAAATTTGTATCCAACGTACACTAAGATTGACAAAACCGCCAGACTAACAACAGCAGCAACGAGCTTAAAAATTGCTTGTAGTACAGAGAATGCCAATAAAAACCCAACACCCAAAACAATTATCTTTTTTATTCCAGACTGAGTCCTGTACCAAGCTAGAACTCGCGCTGTATGGTGCGAGAAGAATCTGAGAGCCTTATTGGGTGATGAATTCGCTGCTTGCGATTGTGGAGTCACCCCAGACGGAGAGTTAATTTCAGCCTCTAGCTTTTCGAGGCGACGCTGCAAGTCATCATTGGGTTGGGGATTCATATATTTTTACCTCTGCTAAGACACTTTACGAACAACAAACCAACTCTTATTTCAATTATTGGCAGTTGACACTGTGATTTTAGCGAAAGTCTTAACATTTAAAGATCGCTTCTAGTTGTTAAAATTCA
This genomic interval from Scytonema hofmannii PCC 7110 contains the following:
- a CDS encoding pentapeptide repeat-containing protein, with amino-acid sequence MATPSVRRNSNVNERGKTQSIPLTTRRIAAWAAEVTLVVTSGLIPFSVGTYLNSKGDVNRVPLNPVLVQTERAIARPLALPVSYGARNVAWPTNFLWTLSLLVPLTLSGWQLYLLAKTGSTLPKQWLGIKVVTMNGKPAGLGPILVREGIGRWAVPMSVAYLLWRYSFLFPNLSAFVSLAGVVLLLEGTGFPWQQDRRALHDRLAGTFTVDAHKPFTPSTVKDTKRSQSPWTEGDEEAAIASVVITPEESRQIPNLWQWIQQQNPNQTLLGVAIASVGALFVTLVGTQIYIHSLQNQRGTEQSNSEQFLALVKQLNPDSTATVEERRSAISAMATLNDTQAAQYLVDLLVSETDPIVIDTIQQALVGIGPQALPNLKRMNQFLVSELDGSDRSQSPEVRQKQLYANQRAINKVLSAYHGKLEDVDLSNAQLNPSGSGDSSFRLILDKADLWGIKFRGANLSSGTFKGSRFRGLGEDGRWDTYDDWVSDLNQARMTQANLAEANLSRVSMIRADLSRAILNKANLSNARLSGANLSSAQLLGADLRNAVLQNASLTGADLGDAKLNEADMYAARLGRVIAVGAQLSFANLVKTDWQGSDLSGAYLDRANLSDANLSATRLTGAVLNSANLENTNLRNADLSLADLRGANLNGADFQGAILSPNKQDPTDQFVQTPSLGTKSAAVDGVDFTHVKNLDPKQIAYICTQGGLHPRCP